Genomic DNA from Molothrus aeneus isolate 106 chromosome Z, BPBGC_Maene_1.0, whole genome shotgun sequence:
GGTGGAGATATTTAACACAACATCTATCATTTAACATTAACATCTATCTCATCTCTTTTATCTGTAGGTGACATAAGATACAATAAGACTTCAGAATGCGCTCAATTCTTTCTGTGAACAGAAGGAGAaattccagagctgctcctgaacATCACTCTCGCCTCCCTTCAAGGCTGGGGTTAAGCGCAGATGGGAAGTGACCCTCAGTGTGATTTTGGAGCCCTCTGATCCTGTTCCCTCTTCCCCCCGAGTAAGCAGCTCTCACCCGGGGGCAATTTCCCCAGACTGTGATCATGGCTTCAGGAGATACCTGGGAGGTGCACAGGGGAGCACACGGAGGGCAGTGTCAGTGCAGCTGGAGCGGGGATGGAGTGGGGATAGGACAGGGAATGGAGTGGGGATGGGTCAAGGAAGGAGTGGGGATGGAGTGGGGAATGGAGCCGAGGATGGAGCGGGGAATAACCCTGGGGatgaggcagggatggagctggagcagggatggagcggGGATGGAGTGGGGAATGGAgccggggatggagctggagcagggatggagcggGGATGGAGTGGGGAATGGAGCCggggatggagaggggatgGGAGCAAGGATGGGAGCGAGGATGGAGCGGGGATGAGGCAGGAGATGAAAGGGGGATGGAGCCGGGGGTGGAGCCGAGGATGGAGCAAGGATGGAGCCGGgcatggagcagggaatggagctggggatcAACCCGGGGATGGAGCGGGGATGGACCTGGGATGGAGATTAAGCGGAGATGGGGCGGGGATGAGGCAGGAGATGAAACAGGGATGGAGCCGGGGATGGAGCGGGGATGGGTCAAGGATGGAGCGGGGATGAAGCGGGGATTGAGCCAGGAGTGGAGCAGGAATGCAGCAGGGGATGGAGCCGAGGatggagcggggatggagccggggATGGAGCCGGGGATGCagcggggatggagccggggATGCAGcggggatggagccaggagtgGAGCGGGAATGCAGCAGGGGATGGAGCCGAGGATGGAGCCGGGGATGGAGCGGGGGATGGAGCCGAGGatggagcggggatggagcggggatggagccggggATGGAGCCGGGGATGCAGcggggatggagccaggagtgGAGCGGGAATGGAGcgggggatggagcaggggatggagcCGGGGATGGAGCGAGGGATGGAGCCGGGGatggagcggggatggagccgAGGATGGAGCCGGGGATGGAGCCGGGGATGCAGCGGGGATGGAGCCGAGGATGGAGCCGGGGatggagcggggatggagccggggatggagcggggatggagccgAGGATGGAGCCGGGGATGGAGCGGGGGATGGAGCCGGGGATGGAGCCGGGGATGGAgccggggatggagctggggatggagcggggatggagcagggacagagcgggATGAGGCGGGGATGGATCCAGGGACAGGACGCGGATGCAGCGGGGAtggagatgcagcagcagctccgcccgcagccgccgcccCCGGCGCTGTCCCGCCCCCGGAGCCGGCGCTGCTGTGCCGGGCGGGCAGCGGCTCCCGGCCGCCCCATGGACGGGATCGCTGCCCTgcggctcctgctgctgctgctgctgctgctgctgctggccgcGCTCGGCCGCTCCGAGGAGCGAAGCCCCGCCGCGAACAGGTCGGTACCCGGAGCGCAGGCTTTTTCCAATTCTGTCCTTCGTGCAGAACGCCAGGACGtggctctgctttcccttcaAGGTTTGAAAACACCGCGGGCTATTGCAGGGTGttattgttttttattaaaaaatatattttattataaataaacatatattataaatttttatatgtataatTTTCTatattataaatttatatatattataaatttttctatattataaatttttctatgttataaatttatatatattataaatttttatatattataaatttttatatattataaatttttatatattataattttacatatattataaatttatatatataaattaatacaatatattgcattaaaatattatttattttgaagcagGCGGTGCATTGGAGATGTAACTTTGAAAGAATTTTGTGAACGTTGTTTAAAATCGGGTGCTTTCTGTGAATCCGTCCTGGGTTTAATTTGTGCTTTATTGACTCCCACGCTGATTTTAGGGAGTTATAAATAGCACAACAGCAAGGGTGTGAAAACTACTCCAAGAAACTCAGGCACGGAAACATTCTGCTTGCGTGGAATATCTGAAGTGTGAATACAATATTGCAAGTACTTAAAAAATTACTGGAGGTTTGGGTTTATTATTGGTGGTGCTGTTTCACCCTCTGGTGAAACACAGTGAGCCCAGACCACAGCAGGGGGAAGAGGGGACTTTGTGGAGCCAAGCACTGGGGAAAGTGAAAAcagcctgagctgtgtgagctgaGTGATGCCCAAAGGCACCAGAAACAGAGACAAAACCACAGAGCAAACGTGCGGGTGAGGGTCGCAGCTGCCAGTAAAATCTGTGCATTTGAGGCAAGAGGGACGTGTGGTGATTTGCCTAAGCTTGTATTAAGAGATCTGGTAGCCAGTTACTGATAAATGCTACAATATGTTTTCATTAAACAGCTTActtgctgctctcctctgccagctctctgaTTTCTTACTGCTCTTCTTAGATAATTTCACTTCTTTGTCTTTCAGTCAGACCAAAATCTGACAGATAACAAGCAGTGGAGCATTTCCTGAACTGTATTGCAATAAATATTAACAGATGAAGTCATGATCTTGATGCCAGTGAATCAAATGGGAATTTTGCCTCCTTGGGAGTGGGACTGTGCCTGCACAGTGTAATTTTGCTGGAAGTTTTCTGAGCTCAGTTTCTctttttgtgttaaaaatgGAAGCTTGAGTATCACCTTGCTCTGATCCAGACCTTGTTGGACATCCCTTAAGTTGCAAATCAGCACCAGTAATCAGTGCTTTGTAAAACATTTATGGAAATCTGTTTCCCTGTGTTAAATCACACATTAAAAAACCAGAGGAGTTGTGGGTTTCTAGATATTTCTCATTGATAGAACTTACACAGAGGCATTTAAAAGTCAGTGATGTTTTTTGTCAGGATGTTTCTTAGAAGGAGCCAGCTCTTTCCTTGAATCTGGTCTCTCCAAACTTACACATTTATGGCATTAATAACTTCACTGCAATTCCTTATGTTGAGTGTCCCTAGGACCATTGCCCCCAGGTGCTCCTCACCTCTCACAATTTTATTTTCGGCGCATTTGAGAGGTTCACATGCGATTTTCCTAAACTGGCTGTAACCAGTTCAGCAGCCAGTGAGGAATTCTGCCGCTGGAGATTGCCAGTCTTAGGGAGACGACCCTGAACTAATGGAAACACgggaaattttaaatttctgtaatttcaaaTACAGAATGTTTCTGTAGGTGCAGAGTGCATTTCCCCATCTGGTGCAGTTTATCAGAGCAGTGATATGAGGAGTAGGAGTGTGGACAGGGCATGAAGATTGCCTGTGGCCTCCACACTCAGTCCTGAGTGCCAGGATTAGCCGTGTGGTTATTTGAGTGCAGAAAATGCTGTTTAGTCCTCAAGACCTGCAGTGTTTATCAACTTCTGCACACAAACAAGCCCGACTTGGTTATCTTCAGTAGATGGATAATGTCATCTGATAAGAGGAAATTTACACTTCTTTGTACTTATAATCCCATTTAATTGGGTTTTGCATAGTGATTAGTCATTCCAGTGCTTTGGATTAGGGCTAATCCAATTTCATGTGGGTTCCTAACATGCTTGGTGTGGTAAACTCAAGGTACAACACACGTGCCTGGGTGCACCTGGGAGAGCTGTTTACCAATGGGCAAGGGGGAAATGTGGCCCATCAAAACATGCTCCACTTGTGATCAAGTGAATCTGAAATTTCATACTAAGAGAGGCTGGTAAAAGGGTCTATAACTC
This window encodes:
- the LOC136569413 gene encoding tetra-peptide repeat homeobox protein 1-like, whose amino-acid sequence is MGRPGAAARPAQQRRLRGRDSAGGGGCGRSCCCISIPAASASCPWIHPRLIPLCPCSIPAPSPAPSPAPSPAPSPAPSPAPSPAPSSAPSPLHPRLHPRSIPGSILGSIPAASPAPSPAPSSAPSPLHPRLHPSLHPRLHPLLHPPLHSRSTPGSIPAASPAPSPAPSPLHPRSILGSIPRSIPGSILGSIPCCIPAPLLAPSPLHPRLHPRCIPGSIPGSIPAPSSAPSPAAFLLHSWLNPRFIPAPSLTHPRSIPGSIPVSSPASSPPHLRLISIPGPSPLHPRVDPQLHSLLHARLHPCSILGSTPGSIPLSSPASSPLHPRSHPCSHPLSIPGSIPHSIPAPSLLQLHPRLHSPLHPRSIPAPAPSLPHPQGYSPLHPRLHSPLHPHSFLDPSPLHSLSYPHSIPAPAALTLPSVCSPVHLPGIS